A section of the Enterobacter sp. C2 genome encodes:
- the gsiC gene encoding glutathione ABC transporter permease GsiC: protein MLNYFFKRLLGLIPTLLIVAVLVFLFVHMLPGDPARLIAGPEADAQVVALVRQQLGLDQPLWQQFWHYITNVLQGDFGMSMVSRRPVAEEIASRFMPTFWLTIASMVWAMLFGLAAGIVAAVWRNRWPDRIGMALAVTGISFPAFALGMLLMQVFSVELGWLPTVGADSWRHYVLPSITLGAAVAAVMARFTRASFVDVLNEDYMRTARAKGVSEKWVILKHGLRNAMIPVVTMMGLQFGFLLGGSIVVEKVFNWPGLGRLLVDSVEMRDYPVIQAEVLLFSLEFILINLVVDMLYAAINPAIRYK from the coding sequence ATGCTTAACTATTTTTTTAAACGCCTGCTCGGCCTGATCCCCACGCTGCTGATTGTGGCCGTGCTGGTGTTTCTGTTCGTGCATATGCTGCCGGGGGATCCAGCGCGGCTGATTGCCGGACCCGAGGCCGATGCGCAGGTGGTGGCGCTGGTGCGCCAGCAGCTGGGCCTTGACCAGCCGCTGTGGCAGCAGTTCTGGCACTACATTACCAACGTGCTGCAGGGCGACTTTGGCATGTCGATGGTCTCCCGGCGTCCGGTGGCAGAGGAGATCGCCAGCCGTTTCATGCCCACCTTCTGGCTCACCATTGCCAGCATGGTCTGGGCAATGCTGTTCGGCCTCGCCGCGGGCATTGTCGCCGCCGTCTGGCGCAACCGCTGGCCGGATCGCATCGGCATGGCGCTGGCGGTGACCGGCATTTCATTTCCGGCCTTTGCCCTCGGCATGCTGCTGATGCAGGTCTTCTCCGTTGAGCTGGGCTGGCTGCCCACGGTGGGGGCGGACAGCTGGCGACACTACGTTCTGCCGTCGATAACCCTTGGCGCGGCGGTGGCGGCGGTGATGGCGCGCTTTACCCGCGCCTCCTTTGTTGACGTGCTTAACGAGGACTATATGCGCACCGCGCGTGCCAAAGGGGTGAGCGAGAAGTGGGTGATCCTCAAGCATGGCCTGCGCAACGCCATGATCCCGGTGGTGACCATGATGGGCCTGCAGTTTGGCTTCCTGCTCGGCGGCTCGATTGTGGTCGAAAAGGTCTTTAACTGGCCCGGCCTTGGCCGTCTGCTGGTGGACTCGGTGGAGATGCGCGACTATCCGGTGATCCAGGCCGAAGTGCTGCTCTTCTCGCTGGAGTTTATTCTTATCAATTTAGTGGTGGATATGCTCTATGCCGCCATTAACCCGGCTATCAGGTACAAGTAA
- the gsiD gene encoding glutathione ABC transporter permease GsiD, with translation MRLLNWRRQALLNALPGIKPARIRTPWHEFWRRFRRQPMAMTAGLFVLLLIIVAALAPWIVPFDAENYFDYDRLNDGPSMVHWFGVDSLGRDIFSRVLVGAQISLAAGVLAVLIGAAIGTVLGLLAGYYEGWWDRIIMRICDVLFAFPGILLAIAVVAVMGSGMSNVIIAVAVFSVPAFARLVRGNTLVLKQQTFIESARSIGASDATILFRHILPGTISSIVVYFTMRIGTSIISAASLSFLGLGAQPPTPEWGAMLNEARADMVIAPHVALFPSLAIFLTVLAFNLLGDGLRDALDPKIKG, from the coding sequence ATGCGACTTTTAAACTGGCGTCGCCAGGCACTATTAAATGCCCTGCCGGGGATCAAGCCGGCGCGTATCCGCACCCCGTGGCATGAGTTCTGGCGGCGCTTTCGTCGTCAGCCGATGGCGATGACCGCAGGGCTGTTCGTGCTGCTGCTGATTATCGTCGCTGCGCTCGCGCCGTGGATCGTGCCCTTCGATGCCGAGAACTACTTCGACTACGACCGGCTCAACGACGGGCCGTCGATGGTGCACTGGTTCGGCGTTGACTCGCTCGGGCGGGATATCTTTAGCCGCGTGTTGGTCGGGGCGCAGATCTCGCTGGCCGCTGGGGTGCTGGCGGTGCTAATTGGGGCTGCGATCGGTACGGTGCTCGGCCTGCTGGCGGGGTATTACGAGGGCTGGTGGGATCGCATTATCATGCGCATCTGCGACGTGCTGTTTGCCTTTCCCGGCATTCTGCTGGCGATTGCGGTGGTGGCGGTGATGGGCAGCGGCATGTCTAACGTGATTATCGCCGTAGCGGTCTTCTCAGTGCCGGCCTTTGCCCGGCTGGTGCGCGGCAACACGCTGGTGCTCAAGCAGCAGACCTTTATCGAGTCGGCGCGCAGCATCGGTGCCAGCGATGCCACCATCCTGTTCCGCCATATTCTGCCGGGAACCATCTCATCTATCGTGGTCTACTTCACCATGCGCATCGGTACCTCGATTATCTCCGCTGCCAGCCTCTCGTTTCTTGGTTTAGGCGCGCAGCCGCCGACCCCGGAGTGGGGGGCCATGCTCAACGAGGCGCGAGCGGATATGGTTATCGCCCCGCACGTGGCGCTCTTCCCGAGTCTGGCGATCTTCCTTACCGTGCTGGCCTTTAACCTGCTGGGCGACGGCCTGCGGGACGCGCTGGATCCGAAGATCAAAGGGTAG